Proteins found in one Pseudomonas mosselii genomic segment:
- the moaE gene encoding molybdopterin synthase catalytic subunit MoaE, whose protein sequence is MAVRVQQAAFDPGTEVNAMHAANVGVGAVVGFVGYVRDFNDGLDVAGMFLEHYPGMTEKALAKIVVEAEQRWPLLKVEVLHRIGALEPGEPIVFVGVASAHRQAAFDACNFIMDYLKTRAPFWKKENTQEGPRWVAGKQSDQDAAGRW, encoded by the coding sequence GTGGCCGTACGTGTTCAGCAGGCGGCCTTCGACCCGGGCACCGAGGTCAACGCCATGCACGCCGCCAATGTCGGCGTGGGCGCGGTGGTCGGTTTCGTCGGCTACGTGCGCGACTTCAACGATGGCCTGGACGTGGCCGGGATGTTCCTCGAGCACTACCCGGGGATGACCGAGAAGGCCCTGGCCAAGATCGTGGTCGAGGCCGAGCAGCGCTGGCCGTTGCTCAAGGTCGAGGTGCTGCACCGCATCGGCGCCCTGGAGCCGGGCGAGCCGATCGTCTTCGTCGGTGTGGCCAGCGCGCACCGGCAGGCAGCGTTCGATGCCTGCAACTTCATCATGGATTACCTGAAGACCCGGGCGCCGTTCTGGAAGAAGGAGAACACCCAGGAGGGGCCGCGCTGGGTGGCAGGGAAGCAGAGCGACCAGGATGCGGCGGGGCGCTGGTAA
- the moaD gene encoding molybdopterin converting factor subunit 1: MKVKVMYFARYRELLGVDAERLEGDFKVLDDVRQTLVGKGGHYAVLAEQNLMCARNEELCRLDEPLDEGDEIAFFPPVTGG; this comes from the coding sequence ATGTATTTCGCCCGCTACCGTGAGTTGCTGGGCGTCGACGCCGAGCGCCTGGAAGGCGACTTCAAGGTGCTGGACGATGTGCGCCAGACCCTGGTGGGCAAGGGCGGGCACTACGCGGTGCTGGCCGAGCAGAACCTGATGTGCGCCCGCAACGAAGAGCTGTGCCGGCTCGATGAGCCATTGGACGAGGGTGACGAAATCGCGTTCTTCCCACCCGTGACCGGAGGTTGA